A stretch of the Crocinitomicaceae bacterium genome encodes the following:
- a CDS encoding T9SS type A sorting domain-containing protein gives MALFVWYMQSDPAFMALQNEPLPLEAQTVPASTGCPSTNLQTYSDYAFWLRCRISETIAYHEDADNLIDNWGWEYDENIDKEHYHVEYLNGNTSFGRTIALMYLITGEQFYYDRTVAIAELVDFWIEENVKVVNGIDYPYYSWFYSWTAGSTECIEDVGHAYLTMQFADICYKNGITHNSTGAPLFDLVDMQKFANTIVFSVYKQPLDFYQTTAGSNLTGAICNTGGISRYAFLADYNPYIFQMMSDYSCEGSIYGSYIAGEAHLATMADLSILQSTFHQSQSINNENFKFNPVAVRRGSSPASSVFNLACGDFNNDQKLDFITVDESVTGNGIFYLYTPSICENPNASGNCWVQGSSAPHGTVQWKGIAGGNFDQSMAPADHNGDELFALESDGSVYFLKVNASTFSEQSVASSFLWQGITGYDFISTLPGDEALAISTGGDLYFIGYYSGMIQLSPAIFSTGFNQIRGIAAGQFDLTDSRPQVAVLDETSGITIYSFDQNSTTFVPIHSYSGLGSGNNWSGFTAGDFDGDAQDELVAHRTTDGQMMIFKVKTTGIEKIYTEYFHPQQQISTLIAGNFGINSFNEQLLVFRNFEGQITLFNIEGNCPNLFVENKTLSTNTSIDNNYSFVENDYILDYHVNNTLLSSDVLIENGTSVDFSAGHAVVLSTGTSVEPGSNFHAYIDPSQACGSDFFLKNQMNQSTEHKGETVPAETVKEDDKKMSVQLYPNPTDDEFILLVDAFILSDSPVLELYTINGVLIKTELIQSISTHISVNELSAGIYFVYIKTESGNETMKLVIE, from the coding sequence GGTGTCCGTCAACCAATTTACAAACTTATAGTGATTATGCCTTTTGGTTGAGGTGCAGAATTTCTGAAACAATTGCATATCATGAAGATGCCGATAACCTCATTGATAATTGGGGATGGGAATATGATGAAAATATTGACAAAGAGCATTATCACGTAGAGTATTTAAATGGCAATACGTCATTTGGCAGAACCATAGCCTTGATGTACCTGATTACAGGTGAACAATTCTACTATGATAGAACAGTTGCAATTGCAGAATTGGTTGATTTTTGGATTGAAGAAAATGTAAAAGTTGTGAATGGTATTGATTACCCGTATTACTCTTGGTTTTATAGTTGGACAGCAGGTTCGACTGAATGCATTGAGGATGTTGGACACGCCTATTTAACCATGCAGTTTGCAGATATCTGTTACAAAAACGGAATCACTCATAACAGCACAGGTGCCCCATTGTTTGATCTTGTTGACATGCAAAAATTTGCCAATACAATTGTATTCAGTGTTTATAAGCAGCCTCTAGATTTTTACCAAACTACGGCAGGTTCAAATCTCACTGGTGCAATTTGCAATACCGGCGGCATCTCTCGCTATGCTTTTCTGGCTGATTACAACCCGTACATTTTTCAAATGATGTCTGATTATAGTTGTGAGGGTTCTATCTATGGCTCATACATTGCCGGCGAGGCTCATTTAGCAACCATGGCAGATTTATCAATTCTGCAAAGCACGTTTCACCAATCACAATCTATCAACAATGAAAACTTTAAATTTAATCCCGTTGCCGTACGTCGTGGTAGTAGTCCTGCCAGTTCTGTTTTCAATTTAGCCTGCGGTGATTTTAATAATGATCAGAAACTTGATTTCATTACCGTTGATGAAAGTGTAACCGGCAACGGTATTTTTTATTTGTACACACCGTCAATTTGTGAAAATCCAAATGCATCCGGCAATTGCTGGGTTCAGGGATCAAGTGCGCCGCATGGCACTGTGCAATGGAAAGGAATTGCAGGTGGAAATTTTGATCAATCAATGGCACCTGCTGATCACAATGGTGATGAATTATTTGCACTTGAAAGTGATGGGTCAGTATATTTTTTAAAGGTCAATGCAAGCACTTTTTCTGAACAATCAGTTGCATCATCATTCTTATGGCAAGGTATAACGGGATATGATTTCATTAGCACACTTCCGGGAGATGAGGCGCTTGCCATATCTACCGGTGGAGATTTATATTTTATTGGCTATTACAGCGGAATGATACAATTATCTCCTGCAATATTTTCTACCGGTTTTAATCAAATCAGAGGTATTGCAGCAGGTCAGTTTGATCTTACTGATTCAAGACCACAAGTAGCAGTGTTAGATGAAACAAGCGGAATTACTATTTATAGTTTTGATCAAAACAGTACAACATTTGTTCCTATTCATTCATATTCAGGCTTAGGTTCAGGTAATAACTGGTCTGGTTTTACAGCCGGTGATTTTGACGGTGATGCACAAGATGAGTTGGTGGCACATAGAACTACTGATGGTCAGATGATGATATTCAAAGTAAAAACAACGGGGATAGAAAAAATATATACTGAATATTTTCACCCACAGCAGCAAATCAGTACACTGATAGCCGGAAATTTTGGTATTAACTCATTCAACGAACAATTACTTGTGTTCCGAAATTTTGAAGGACAAATCACCCTATTCAATATTGAAGGAAATTGCCCCAATCTTTTTGTAGAAAATAAAACCCTTAGTACAAATACATCTATTGATAATAACTATTCATTTGTTGAGAATGATTACATACTAGATTATCATGTTAACAACACCCTGCTGTCTTCAGATGTGTTGATAGAAAATGGCACGAGTGTTGACTTCAGTGCCGGACACGCAGTGGTGCTGAGTACTGGTACTTCTGTAGAACCGGGTTCAAACTTTCATGCCTACATTGATCCCTCACAAGCGTGCGGTTCAGATTTCTTTCTAAAAAATCAAATGAATCAATCAACTGAGCACAAAGGAGAAACTGTTCCGGCTGAAACAGTTAAGGAAGATGATAAAAAAATGAGTGTGCAGCTTTATCCTAATCCAACAGATGATGAATTTATCTTACTGGTTGATGCTTTTATATTATCAGACTCACCCGTGCTTGAACTTTACACTATTAATGGGGTTTTAATTAAGACCGAATTGATACAATCAATATCAACACACATCTCAGTGAACGAATTATCGGCAGGCATATACTTTGTATACATCAAAACTGAATCTGGAAATGAAACAATGAAGTTGGTGATCGAATGA